In the Drosophila takahashii strain IR98-3 E-12201 chromosome 3R, DtakHiC1v2, whole genome shotgun sequence genome, one interval contains:
- the LOC108061096 gene encoding progestin and adipoQ receptor family member 3 isoform X1: MSPRPREVLEETELSVESSTCYLRKSGKDSADNCWIDGQLVTDSSDASHQFPSDEEPNILGHGPNYDEKLSKFKWLCNFDDAPSHLKFNPYIRRGYRTFLSNKLCLQSIFWWTNETINIWSHLAGCILFIGLTIFDLQFLRLHASLSDQILVVCLLVCFCLCMLMSAIYHIFSCKSEEHYELFLSVDFLGISLSLVAIYISGMYYAFWCHTFLRTLYSTIALGMFALAIAVQIPRLNVSMNAKVSVLLLWSAYGIIPLGHWAVAMGGLENELVRLMVPRIVVMYLLCLVAFVFYAAKIPERWFTGKVDFVGHSHNWWHLIIVAAFYHWHNTGLVYAEYRLNNGCSAPVLA; the protein is encoded by the exons ATCGATGGTCAACTGGTTACGGACTCTTCGGACGCATCGCATCAATTTCCGTCCGACGAGGAGCCCAATATTCTGGGGCATGGACCCAACTATGACGAGAAGTTGTCCAAATTCAAATGGCTCTGCAATTTCGATGAT GCCCCCAGTCACTTGAAGTTCAACCCTTATATCCGCCGAGGTTACCGCACATTCCTATCCAACAAGCTGTGCTTGCAGAGCATTTTTTGGTGGACCAATGAGACG atCAATATCTGGAGCCATTTGGCCGGGTGTATCCTGTTCATTGGCTTGACGATCTTCGACCTTCAATTCCTGCGCCTCCACGCCTCCTTGAGCGACCAGATCCTGGTGGTCTGTCTGCTGGTTTGCTTCTGCCTCTGCATGCTGATGTCCGCCATATACCACATATTCTCCTGCAAATCGGAGGAGCATTATGAGTTATTCCTATCCGTGGACTTCCTGGGCATCTCGCTGTCGCTGGTGGCCATCTATATCAGTGGAATGTACTACGCCTTCTGGTGCCACACCTTCCTGCGCACCCTGTACTCCACGATTGCCCTGGGCATGTTCGCCCTGGCCATTGCCGTGCAGATTCCCCGGCTGAATGTGTCCATGAACGCCAAGGTGtcggtgctgctgctgtggtccGCCTACGGGATTATTCCGCTGGGCCACTGGGCGGTGGCCATGGGCGGCCTGGAGAACGAGCTAGTCAGG CTGATGGTGCCCCGTATCGTGGTAATGTACTTGCTCTGCCTCGTCGCCTTCGTTTTCTACGCGGCCAAAATCCCGGAGCGCTGGTTCACCGGCAAGGTGGACTTTGTGGGACACTCGCACAACTGGTGGCACCTGATCATTGTGGCGGCCTTCTACCACTGGCACAACACCGGACTGGTCTATGCCGAATATCGCCTGAATAACGGCTGCAGTGCCCCCGTTCTCGCCTGA
- the LOC108061096 gene encoding progestin and adipoQ receptor family member 3 isoform X2 encodes METTIVTTTTTELKCIIRGNKKKDIDGQLVTDSSDASHQFPSDEEPNILGHGPNYDEKLSKFKWLCNFDDAPSHLKFNPYIRRGYRTFLSNKLCLQSIFWWTNETINIWSHLAGCILFIGLTIFDLQFLRLHASLSDQILVVCLLVCFCLCMLMSAIYHIFSCKSEEHYELFLSVDFLGISLSLVAIYISGMYYAFWCHTFLRTLYSTIALGMFALAIAVQIPRLNVSMNAKVSVLLLWSAYGIIPLGHWAVAMGGLENELVRLMVPRIVVMYLLCLVAFVFYAAKIPERWFTGKVDFVGHSHNWWHLIIVAAFYHWHNTGLVYAEYRLNNGCSAPVLA; translated from the exons ATCGATGGTCAACTGGTTACGGACTCTTCGGACGCATCGCATCAATTTCCGTCCGACGAGGAGCCCAATATTCTGGGGCATGGACCCAACTATGACGAGAAGTTGTCCAAATTCAAATGGCTCTGCAATTTCGATGAT GCCCCCAGTCACTTGAAGTTCAACCCTTATATCCGCCGAGGTTACCGCACATTCCTATCCAACAAGCTGTGCTTGCAGAGCATTTTTTGGTGGACCAATGAGACG atCAATATCTGGAGCCATTTGGCCGGGTGTATCCTGTTCATTGGCTTGACGATCTTCGACCTTCAATTCCTGCGCCTCCACGCCTCCTTGAGCGACCAGATCCTGGTGGTCTGTCTGCTGGTTTGCTTCTGCCTCTGCATGCTGATGTCCGCCATATACCACATATTCTCCTGCAAATCGGAGGAGCATTATGAGTTATTCCTATCCGTGGACTTCCTGGGCATCTCGCTGTCGCTGGTGGCCATCTATATCAGTGGAATGTACTACGCCTTCTGGTGCCACACCTTCCTGCGCACCCTGTACTCCACGATTGCCCTGGGCATGTTCGCCCTGGCCATTGCCGTGCAGATTCCCCGGCTGAATGTGTCCATGAACGCCAAGGTGtcggtgctgctgctgtggtccGCCTACGGGATTATTCCGCTGGGCCACTGGGCGGTGGCCATGGGCGGCCTGGAGAACGAGCTAGTCAGG CTGATGGTGCCCCGTATCGTGGTAATGTACTTGCTCTGCCTCGTCGCCTTCGTTTTCTACGCGGCCAAAATCCCGGAGCGCTGGTTCACCGGCAAGGTGGACTTTGTGGGACACTCGCACAACTGGTGGCACCTGATCATTGTGGCGGCCTTCTACCACTGGCACAACACCGGACTGGTCTATGCCGAATATCGCCTGAATAACGGCTGCAGTGCCCCCGTTCTCGCCTGA